CTTGGTGCCGACGCCGTCGGTGGCCGAGGCGAGCAGCGGGCGCTCGTAGCGCTTGAGGGCGGAGGCGTCGAAGAGGCCGGCGAAACCGCCGAGGCCGCCGAGGACCTCGGGGCGCTGCGTCTTCTTCACCCACTCCTTCATCAGCTCGACTGCGCGGTCGCCCGCTTCGATGTCCACGCCTGCGGCTGCGTAGCTGGCACCGGTGGTCTTCTCTGTCATGACAGGAGAGAGCTTTCGTGTCGTTACTGCGTGTGGTGCTGGGCCCCCGGAGAAGCCTCAAAGAGAGGGCCCAGCGCAGGTTGAGCAGGCCAAACCGAGAAACGCTTACGGCCGCCGGAGCGCGTCGGCGGCGTCGGTGCCGCCCGCGAGCTCGGTCTCCAGGAGCTGCTTGCCCAGGAGCTGCGGGTCGGGCAGCTCCATCGGGTACTCGCCGTCGAAGCAGGCACGGCAGAGGTTGGGCTTCTGGATGGTGGTCGCCTCGATCATCGCGTCGAGCGAGATGTACGAGAGCGAGTCCGCGCCGAGCGACGTGGCGATCTCGTCGACCGACATGCCGTTGGCGATCAGCTCGGCCCGGGTGGCGAAGTCGATGCCGAAGAAGCACGGCCACTTCACCGGCGGCGAGGAGATCCGGATGTGGACCTCCGCCGCGCCGGCCTCGCGGAGCATCTTGACCAGGGCGCGCTGGGTGTTGCCGCGGACGATCGAGTCGTCGACGACCACCAGGCGCTTGCCCCGGATGACTTCCTTGAGGGGGTTGAGCTTCAGACGGATGCCGAGCTGGCGGATCGTCTGCGAGGGCTGGATGAAGGTCCGGCCGACGTAGGCGTTCTTGACCAGGCCGGAGCCGTACGGGATCCCGCTGGCCTCGGCGTATCCGACGGCGGCGGGCGTGCCGGATTCCGGCGTCGCTATCACCAGATCGGCGTCGACCGGGGCTTCCTTGGCCAGGCGCCGGCCCATCTCGACACGCGAGAGGTAGACGTTCCGGCCGGCGATGTCGGTGTCCGGGCGCGCCAGGTAGACGTACTCGAAGACACAGCCCTTGGGCTTCGCTTCCGCGAATCGAGAGGTTCGCAAACCGTTCTCGTCGATCGCGATGAGCTCGCCCGGCTCGACCTCGCGGACGAAGCTGGCGCCGCAGATGTCGAGGGCGGCGGTCTCGCTCGCGACCACCCAGCCGCGCTCCAGGCGGCCGAGGACCAGCGGGCGGATGCCCTGCGGGTCACGGGCGGTGTAGAGGGTTCCCTCGTCCATGAAGACGAGCGAGAAGGCGCCCTTGACCTTCGGGAGGACCTTGGTGGCCGACTCCTCGATCGTCAGGGGCTTGCCGTCCTCGTCGGTCTGCCCTGCGAGCAGGGCGGTGACCAGGTCGGTGTCATTGGTGGCGGCCACCTGGGTGGCACGGCCGTCCTGACGGGGAAGGTCGGCGACCATCTCGGCGAGCTCGGCGGTGTTCACCAGGTTGC
Above is a genomic segment from Streptomyces sp. NBC_01233 containing:
- the purF gene encoding amidophosphoribosyltransferase — encoded protein: MPRGDGRLNHDLLPGEKGPQDACGVFGVWAPGEEVAKLTYFGLYALQHRGQESAGIAVSNGSQILVFKDMGLVSQVFDETSLGSLQGHIAVGHARYSTTGASVWENAQPTFRATAHGSIALGHNGNLVNTAELAEMVADLPRQDGRATQVAATNDTDLVTALLAGQTDEDGKPLTIEESATKVLPKVKGAFSLVFMDEGTLYTARDPQGIRPLVLGRLERGWVVASETAALDICGASFVREVEPGELIAIDENGLRTSRFAEAKPKGCVFEYVYLARPDTDIAGRNVYLSRVEMGRRLAKEAPVDADLVIATPESGTPAAVGYAEASGIPYGSGLVKNAYVGRTFIQPSQTIRQLGIRLKLNPLKEVIRGKRLVVVDDSIVRGNTQRALVKMLREAGAAEVHIRISSPPVKWPCFFGIDFATRAELIANGMSVDEIATSLGADSLSYISLDAMIEATTIQKPNLCRACFDGEYPMELPDPQLLGKQLLETELAGGTDAADALRRP